Below is a window of Pseudarthrobacter equi DNA.
ACAGGGCGAAGACCACCGGCACCTGCGCGGAGAGCTCCACGAGCTGCTGGAAGTTCATCTCCGTCACCTCGACCCGCAACTCGGGGCCATTTCCCGGACCGCTTGTCCCACCGGCCGCCGGGGTGCCCGCCGGGGCATCCTGCGACGGCGGTGCCGCTGACGGCGACGGAGCGGCGGGGCGTTGCTTCAGGCTGGAAAGATCGACGGCGCCGCGCAGGTTAAGCAGGTTGGCAGCGGCCGGAGGGACTGGACGGGAAGCAGGCGAACTCATGCTTCCCACTCTAGCCACTGCGGCCGCTGCCGGTGGTACTGCGGTAATGGGACTACTTGGTGCGGGCGGCTACTTGAAGCTGGCGCCCACGAGCCCGCGGGTTGCTGCCACAAGCTTCATGGGATCGGAGGACCCCGCCGGCGGCACGTAGACCGCCACCGACTCGGCGAAGCTCAGGACCATGCCCGTGGTGGTTTCCTTGCCTCCGGCCAGGGCTGCGGCGTCGTCACCAATGGAGAGCTTGTCTCCGGCGGCCTTCGGGGTTCCTTCGAAGCCGAAGTTGATGCGGCCCAGCACCAGTGCGCCGCCATCTTCGGTGCGGAACACCACGGTGCCTTCGGGGGCCACCTTGTGGGTGAAGGAGAAGTTTCCGTTTTCGCCGGCCTTGACCACCTCGGCCTGGTAGGACAGGGTGTCGGCAATGTACGGCGAGGACTCGCCTTCCACGATCTTGTCCTTGAACGCCGAATCGGCATTGCTGAGCCGGTCGGCCAGGCCCGACAGGGCCTCTTCCCCGGTGTACAGCAGGCCGGTCTTGTCTTTAGCCTCCACGGTCTCAGTGCCGTTCCGGCTGATGGCGGGGAACGTGGTGCCCGGCTGGAGCGGAGTGGTCTCCATGAGCTTGTAGTTTTCCCGCGGGGACTTCTGGACGAGGGTCAGCAGCTGGGGAACCACGTTGCCATCACCCTGGGAAACGGCGAGGACCGAGCGCGGCCATCCGCGGTCCGTGGTGACCGCCGTCGTCAGGAGCTTGGTGGAACGGACCGGCATGCGGGCCTCATACGAGCCCACCTGCGAGCGGATCTTGTAGTTCGAGGTACGGACTTCCAGCTCCGTACCGCCCACCCGGTCAGCCAGTTTTGCAGCATCCTTGGCGGCGTCGCCGGCGTCGGCAGCACTGGACACCTGCTCAAGGATGCGGCGGAACTGCACGTCCAGCAGGACGGGGGCGGCGTTTCCACCCTGGGCGGCAGGCGCCGAGGCAGAGCCCGTGGGAGCGGGGGCAGGCGATGTGGCGGCCGTGGCGGCAGTTCCCGTGCCGGCCAGTACCGCAGCGGCCACGCCGGCGGCCGCCATGGTGACCCTGGAGGAGGAGCGGGCCTGCTTGCGTGCACGGGCACGCTGGGCGAATCCGCTGCCCTCGCCGTCGCCGTCACCGTCGCGACGGCGGGCCGAGAGCACGGCGAGGACAATCCCGCCAAGGATGAGCAGCGCGCCGAGGACCATCAGCGGGATGGCCCAGGGGGTGGCGGTGTCGTTGGGAAAGGTCATCGAGACAGTCGCGGGAGCAGCCTTGGTTCCGTCAGCGGCCAGCAGCAACGTCCAGTCGCCGTCCGCCGGAGGCGTCCAGGAGTATTCAAGCTCACCGCTGGCATTCTCCGTGGTGACCCAAAGGTCGGATCCTGCAGGGTTGGGTGCCGTGGCTTCGCCGTCGGTATGTTCAACCTGCAGGGACTTGCCGTCCTCGGACGTTCCCGTGATGGTGTTGTGCGCAGCGGTGCCCACCCATGCCTCAACGTCATCGGGCCGGCCCGCGGCAAGCATGAAGTTGCCGTCGCCCTGGACATCGATCTTGACGGTTCCGCCGTGGAGTGTCCGCAGCTTCTGGTCGAAGACGGTCAACGGGGCAGCCGTAGCGTCGGCCGGCGCGGACGCCGTAAAGGTCTCGGAAGGGGCCCAGATGGTCTTCTGGCCGATACCGGCCAGAAGTGTCAGGAGGCCGAGCAGCACAAGTGCGGCTGCAGTCTTTAAACGCAAGGGAACACCTATCATCAGCGGGGTTTAGCTTCAATAGTAACCATTTTGTTACCACGAGCCCCAGTTCAGGCCCGGTTCATGGCTATCCGGCAGTCCTCGCCAGGAGTCTCTGCGGTGCTCCTCCGCAGGTGTTGACAAGCCTGCTGATAGTGTTTGCGATGATCATCACACCGGCCCGCCAAGGCGGTGCCATGCACGGAACAGGCGCCAAAAACCAGTGACTGACAAGACGGACGAGTCCTCCCAGGCAGCAGGCGATCCAAGGGACGTTGGACCGTCGCCCGCGGTCCCCCAGGGGCCCGGAACTGCCCACCGGAAGGGCGCCGCCGCAGCAGCGCTGGGCTTCCTGGCACGTCGCCTCCGCCAGCCGCTGCCCGGCGCGCAGCCGCGGCTCCGTTTCGAGATGCCCCCGGAATACTCCCAGCAGGACCAAACCACCGAGGACCCCGACGGCGTGACGCGCCCCCAGTTCGGCGCCCCCGGACCACGGATGTCCCCGCAACATCCGCTCTACATGGGCTTCATGGGAACCGTCGGCGTCGGGGTGGCGCTGCTGGTCTACTGGATTGGATCACACACCACCCAGTTGCTCCTGTGGATCGTTGCGGCGCTCTTCATCGCGCTGGGCCTCGAGCCCGTGGTGAAGTGGCTCGAGAACCGGAAGATCCCCCGGCCGGCCGGAATCCTGATGTCAGTCTCCGTGCTGATCGTCGCCGTAGTGGGCTTCTTTGCCACCCTGATCCCAACGATCGTCCAGCAGGTCACCGAGATAGTGCAGCAGGCGCCCACGTGGGTGCGGGATTTCATGAACTCGGACCTTTTCCGCACCCTTGACGACCAGTTCGGTGTCCGCGACCGCATCGCCGATGAGTTGAACAAGTTCGTCAACGATCCCAACGCCGTGGGCGGAATCGCCGGCGGCGTCGTGGGGTTCGGCTCCACGGTGGCCAATGGCCTGTTCGGTGCCCTGATCGTCCTGGTGCTCAGCCTCTACTTCCTTGCTGCCCTGCCGGCAATGAAGAAGTGGGGTTACCGGCTGGCCCCGCGTTCCCGCCGGCACCGGGTGGAGGCGTTGTCGGATGCCATCACCAAGTCCGTGGGCAACTACGTGATCGGCCAGGCCTGCGTTGCCCTGCTCAATGCCACCTTCGCCTTCATCGTGATGTCGATTGTGGGCATTCCGTTCGCCCTGCTGCTCGCGTTCGTGGTGGCACTGCTTGCCTTTATCCCGCTGGTGGGTGCCATGATCGCCGGCGTTGTCGTAGTCCTCATCGCCCTGACCGTGGGCTGGCAGACGGCCGCCATCTACGCCATCTGCTACTTTGCCTACCTCCAGTTCGAGGCCTACTTCATCTCGCCACGCATCATGCAGAAGGCCGTGGCCGTTCCCGGTGCCGTCGCCGTCATTTCCGTGATCGCCGGCGGCAGCCTGCTGGGGGTCCTGGGCGCCCTTATCGCGATTCCCACGGCGGCTGCCATCCTGTTGCTGATCAAGGAGATCTATATCGTCCGGCAGGACCAGCACTAGCCCGGCAACCGCGGGGATGCCCGCTTCGGGGACGGGTCAGGAGGCGGCAGTCGCCGTGGGCCCGTCCCACTCGGTCGGCAGTGCAGCGGCGTTCCCGTCCGTTGCGGACACCCGCCCCACAATCTCGTTCAGGACCCGCGCGGCGTACTTCTCGCCCACCCACAGATGCTTTGCGCCGTCCACGCCCAGCACGTGCGCTTGGGGAACCAGGCTGAAGCGGGCTGCGGCCTCGGCGGGCTGGAGGAAGTCATCGTGCTCCGGCACCAGGACCGTCAGCGGTTTGCCCGACTCCGCCCACAGCTGCAGGTGCTTGTCCGTGGCCCGGTGCAGCGGCGGGGACAGCAGGACAGCACCCTCCACCTGCGATGCCACAGGTTCGGTGGCACCGTACATCAGTGCCAGTTCCGTGCCGAAGGACCAGCCCACCAGCCACCGGTTGGGCAGCCCGCGTTCGACGGCGAAACGGACCGCCGCTTCCACGTCGTGGCGTTCCCCCACGCCTTCCTCGAACGCACCCGTGCTGGTGCCCCGGGGGGAGCCGGTGCCGCGCGTGTTGAAACGCAGCACTGCGATGCCGGCCAGCGCCGGCAGCCGGTAGGACGCCTTGCGGTAGACGTGCGAGTCCATGAAGCCGCCGTGCGTAGGAAGCGGGTGCAACGTGATCAGCGTGGCCCGGACCTCGCCGGATTCCGGCAGGGCGAGTTCGCCCACCAGAGTGTGTCCGTCCGCTGTCTGCAGCTCGACGTTCTCGCGCCTGGCCGGCAGGACCGTGGAGGCACGGATGGGAACGGGGCCAGCGGCCTGGCTGAATTCGTACGACGCCGGATCAAAAGTCATGCCTGCCAGCTTAGCGACAGCGGGCGGTCTCCACGGCCCGGGCTCCTCCGCGCCAGCTGTTCAGTGCCGCGTCAGCGGTACCTGTAGCTGCGCGAATTCCAGCAGTTCGTGTGCCAGTGGCGGCGTTCAGCGAGGCCGGCGGCGGCACCGAACAGGTGGTCGTCCTTCCAGACCACCAGGTGTGCCACCCCGGGCAGCACGGCGGTGGAACATTCGGGGCAGATGTAGGTCTTCGCCGCGTTACGCGCTGTCATGCTGCGGACCATCCATTCCCCGTCCGGGGCGCTTTCCCGGCGGGCGATGCCTGCCCGGGCCCGTTCGAGGTCCAGTTCGGGAACGTCACCGTTCCCCTTTTTTCCGGTTCCCCGCCCGGTTGCCGCAGGCTTCCCGGACACGGGACGGCGGGGACGGTTGGAGCGCGGCATGCATCCATTCTGCCCCAGCGGGACGGGGCGCTACTGCAGCCTCTCCGCGAAGAGTGGTGCACTGCCGCCGGCCCCCGTCGTCATTCCCGCTCCGGCACCCGGTAGTGTGTACGGCGTGCGACTTGTGATTGCCCGATGCTCCGTTGATTATGTTGGCCGGCTCAAAGCCCATCTCCCCCTCGCCACCAGGCTCCTGCTGGTCAAGGCGGACGGCTCTGTCCTTGTGCATTCAGACGGTGGCTCGTACAAGCCCCTGAACTGGATGAGTCCGCCGGCCACACTCCGTGTTACGTCACCGGAGGACGTTGACCTGGAGTTGGGAGTCGCGGAGCAATGGACGGTCCAGTCCGCGAAGACGGATGACCGGCTGATCATCAATATCCATGAAAAGCTCAGCGAAACCTCCCACGACCTCGGCGTGGACCCGGGCCTGATCAAGGACGGCGTGGAGGCGGACCTCCAGCGGCTCCTGGCCGACCAGATCGAAACGCTGGGAACAGGCTATTCGCTGATCCGGCGCGAATACTTCACGGCCATCGGTCCGGTGGACATCCTGGCCCGGGACGGCGACGGCGCAACCGTGGCCATCGAACTCAAGCGGCGCGGGGACATCGACGGCGTGGAGCAACTCACCCGCTACCTTGAGCTGTTGAACCGCGATCCCCTGCTGGCACCGGTGCGCGGCATCTTCGCCGCCCAGCAGATCAAACCGCAGGCCAAGGTCCTCGCCAACGACCGCGGGATTGATTGCGTGACCCTCGATTACGACGCAATGCGCGGTGTCGACGACAGCGAATCCCGGCTCTTCTAACGCCGCCTGTCCTTTCGGCATTGGCCAATTGTGTCCCGACAAGGCATGCACCCCGGTTTTTACCTAAAATTTGTCCGATTCCGCCGCCGAAGCGTTGACCTGCGGGAACGGGCATGAAATTCTTAACTCAGTCTTTGTGTAGGTGTTTTTCATGCTCGCAAGACATGTTGCGAGCGCGAAGCTCCTGCAGGGCCAGTTCCTTTTCCGGACGGCTATTCAGGATTCTTCTCGCGGAGTGACCAAGGCCGGTACGAAGTGTGCCGATCTTAAGAAAGTTCCACAATGAGGAGAAATAAATGGCACAGGGAACTGTGAAGTGGTTCAACGCTGAAAAGGGCTTCGGCTTCATTACCCCGGACGACTCCGACGGCGACGTCTTCGTCCACTACTCCGAGATCCAGACCGGCGGCTTCAAGACCCTCGACGAGAACCAGCGCGTTCAGTTCGAAATCGGTCAGGGCGCCAAGGGCCCGCAGGCCACCGGCGTTACGCTCGTCTAGTCTTCGGACAGACTGCTAAGCCTGATTAGCAAAGAATGGTCCCTGGCATAATTGCCGGGGACCATTCTTTTTGCCTGGCGCATTGTTGGGCCAGCCTTAGCCTTTGCGTTATGCGGCCCCGGCCGGGCGATATCCGGCAGCGAACGGCATCCTTATCAGACTAAATTCCGGACCAGCCTGGCGCCCTGGGGCAGGGACAGGCCAGGCAGGTAGGCCCGGGTGAGCGCACGGCCGATGGCCGGCAACTGAAGAGGGTCCTGGTAGTAGAGGTACAACGCCCGGTACTCGGGCTTGAAACGGGACTTGAAGGCCGCCAACGACCGGAATCCATAAACGGGTTCCAGCGCGTGGCCCACCAGGTCAAGGATGCGGACCAGGTTCTTGGCTCCCCCTTGGGCGGTGTCCTCGGCTCCCCCGTCATTCGCCAGCGGTGAACCGGACAGCGAAATCACCTCCACGGAATCCCGCAGTTCCAGGACAGCGGAGGCGATCAGGAATTCCATCACGCCGGGGAAACCGTCGGCGCCCCGGCGCATCACGTCCAGCGTCCGGCTGACGAGGCGGCCGTCGTCGTACACGGGAAGCCAACTGGTGAACCCGTGGACCCTGCCTTCACCGTCGACGGCAAGGCAGCACAGCACCTCATCGTCGTCGAGCTCGTCCACGCTGCCAAGCGTGAAGCCCATTTCCGGTACGGACTTTCCGGCGGCCCATTCCTCGGACACTTCGTTCAACCGGGTGCGCAAGGCTACCGGCAACCCGCTGTACGGACCCCAGACGGCATGCACCCCCAACTTGGCAGCCCGGTTCAGTGCCGTCCGGACGTTCTGCCACTCCTTGCCCTTGAATTCCAGCTCCCGGATGGCCAGCCGGGTTTCCTGGGCCACCGATACCCGGGAGAAGCCGCGCTCACGCAGGGCCGGCCACACCGAGTCGTCGCAGGAATACAGTGCCGGAATCAGCGCCTCGCGCCGGCAATGGGCGAGGAATCCCTCCGTGACGGCCAGCTGGGATCCGGCAGGGCCGATGGCACACCCGAGGGTCAGGGCAACACTGCCGTGCTGCTGGTAGGCCATGGCTCCCTGGCCGTCCGGGCTGAACCAGTATGCGTTCGGTTCCCACAAGGCCATCCAGGACAGCGGGCCGCCGCCCTGGTGGAGCAGCGTCCGCGCCCGTGCCCGGTCCTGCCGGCCGGAGTCGTGCCCGTGGTTTCCGCCCAGCAGCGCCCACCACACGGCTGCCAGCGCAATAAGCCAAAACACGGGCCCGGAATAGGCGAAGAGGACAGCCTCCACCGTGTTCCGGTCTGCGAAGACCCGGTGGAAATGCTGCGGAATCGGCACCGGTACATACTGCCGGGCCAGCTCGGCAAACAGACCCAGCACACCGCCGTCGCGGGACATCCCGCCAGAGGCGAACCATGCGGTGGCATAGGCGGCAGCCAGCACCCCCCAGGAGCCGCCCACCAGCACGGCAAGCGTGCGCCGGGCGGTGGGCAGGGTCTGCACCCGGAATTGCCTCCGGTTCAGCCACAGGATGACGGACAGCAGCAGCGGAACCACCACCAGCGGAAGCACATGGGCAAAGGCGGAGCCCATGGGCGCCGCGTGCGGGCCCTGCGGCCTGGAGGGAACCAGGGCGAACAGTGCAAGGTACACGGCGGCCAGGGCCGTCACAGCCAGCTGGATCGCCAGGGCAATGTTCAAGGCCATCCTGCGTCCCCGGCGCATCCCGTCGGCGCAGATCAGCAGCAGGACCACCGGGACCACTGCCAGTGCCAGGCCGAACGGACCGGCGAAACCTGCCCTGCCCGCTTCAAGGCAGGACGCTTCCACAGTGGCCCCGCAGTTGAACGCCAGTTGGCCCAGCGTGGGCAGCGGATTCAGGACAACGTCCCGAAGCAGCGCCAGCGGCCCGGTGGGTGCCCGGGTGATCCCGGTGAGGATGGGCCCGACGGCGAACACGGCCACCATCAGGGCCAGCAGGTTACGGGCCTCCCGTCCGGTGGAGCGGTGCCGGTGGAGCCTGCCTTCGTCGCCTTGGATCCACCAGCCCACCAGGAGTCCCAGCAGCGCGCCAAGGAGGCCGATCACCGTCTCGGCATGTCCCACGTACAGGACGAGCAGCAGCGAGATCGAAAGTGCCGCCGTCCGCAGGCGCCGCTGCCAGAGCACCGGCAGCCGGGCGCTGCCTGCCATGCCTGCGGCGAGCACCGGGGCGTAGGGGCCGATCAGGATGACGTCGGTCATGGTGTCGAGCCACCCGTCCCCCACATAGGCCGCGAGCTGGGTAACCAGGAGGAACAGCGTGACGGCCGCGAACTGGCCGCCCAGGAACAGTGCAGCGGCACTCCGGAAACCGAGTTTCCGTTCGGCAAGGCCCAGCAGCACAATGATCATCAGCGCGGCCACCACATAGGCAGTGGGGTTGGTGGCGAAGAAGAGGCTGGTGAACAGCGACCACCAGCGCCCCTCACGCAGTCCGGGACCGCTGACGCCGGCAACATCCAGCAGCTGCTCGGACGGACCGGCCAGGAAGCTGTCCGTAGCCGCGCCTGTACCCACAAACACGGCGAGCACCACAAGCGTGAACGGCATGGCCTTCAGCCCCGTCGCCGCCCTGCCCAGCGTTGGCCGGACCACGGTGTCCCAAGCCAATGCCATGGTCCGGGTGTCCTGTCCGCCGCTCATCCGCCGGTCCCCCACTGGGCTGCGAGGAACTGCAGGGCATCGCCAAACCGCCGGGACGACGTGTCCCACGAGTGCCCGGTGTGCTCCACCTCGTAGGCGCGTACGGTGAATCCGGCGTCCCCGGCAGCGGCCGCCAGGGTCCTGAGGTAGCCCACAAATTCAGTATCGTTCTGCCCGGCCGTCAGGTACAGGCCATGGCCGTCAAAACGCTTGTCCGCCATGATGGCCAGCGGCGTCTGCCGCAGGAACGCCTCGGGGTCGCCCGGGAAGGCGGCGTCGATGGTCTTCTGGCGTTCCTTGGCGATGGCGGGCTCGGCTTCTGCCGAGAACGCCAGGACCTCGGGAAACAGGTCAGGATGGCGGGTTCCCAGCTGGATGGCGCAAGTGCCGCCGAAGGAGAATCCCCCTACCGCCCAGTGCGAATGGTCCGTGTCCACGGCAAGGGTGGAGCCGATCCACCGCGGCACATCCTGCGACAGGTAGGTATCGGCGTGGGCGATCTGGCTGTCCATGCACATGGTGTTGGCGTTCTGCGACCCGTTTGCGTCGGGGACCACCACCACGGGAGCCACGCCGCCATGGGCGGCAGCAAAGGAGTCCATGTGGCCGCGGAGGGCTCCGCCGGTCAGCCAGTCGGCCGGACCGCCGGGCTGGCCGGCAATGAGGACCAACACGGGCAACGCCGGACGGTTCTGTGCAAAGTAGGCCGGAGGAAGGTAGATGAAGGCGTCCCGGGTATCCATGCCGGAGATGGTGCCTGGAATGGCGGCCTTGCGCAGGACTCCCCCGTCCGGGATGTCCCCTTGCGGACGCCAGCCCTGCAGCGCCACGCCGTCGGGCGCTCCTGCCGGCCGGACGAGGTTCTGTTCCAGGGCAGGAATGCGGGCAAGGGCGGTCCCCATCAGGTCGCTCACCGTACGGTTGAGGCCGAAGTAGGCGTTGATTTGCACGCTGGACAGGGCAACCACCAGCAGTGCGGCAGCCAGGCCACCGCCACGACGGCGCCAGGAGTTGCGGGGCAGGAGGAACAGCCAGAGGAGTACCGCGGCCACAGCTGGCACCAGCCACAGAAGGACCGGGTCCGGGATGTTTTCCGGGAAAACGGAATAGAGGTTAATCAGCGCCCAGTGGACGGTGGCCACCAGCGCAAAGGCCACGGCAACGGCGGCAATGACCCGGTAGAGCCAGCGCACCGGTCCGTGGGGCGGCGGTGGCATGAGGAGGAACGCGGCGCCGGCGAGGCCCAGGATCAGCGAGGCCCAGTAGAGGGGGCCGTCGGTCAGCCGGACATCAAGGATCCAGTCCACGCGTCTAACGCCAGGTGCCGATGCCGATGACCGGCCCGGCTTCCAGCCACGACGACAGGCCTGTGTAGGCATCGAACTTCATGGCGAGCCGCAGGTCCTGGCCCTCGTAGCGAAGTTCCACGATGACGACGTCGGGCTGTACCTTGACGGCTTCGGCCTCTGTGGGCTTGCGGCGGCCAAGGAGTTCAAGGGAATGCCGCTTGAACTTGTGTTTTGGGCGGACACTGAGCGAGAGCAGCCGGAACCACTCAAGGTCGTTGTCCTGATAACGACAAACCCCCATCTGCCAGCTGTTTCCAGCCATGCAAATGGAGGCGTCCACCGTGCCGAGGGCACGCCGCAGGTTAAAGCGGCGCACCCCCGAAAGGCACAGTGCAAAAATCAGCAATCCAAAGGCGATTGCCAGTGCGATGAACGAAATACCCGGTGCGTCCATCAAGGTCGTGCTAGCGGATCCCAGCGGTAGCCGAGCCGCCAAGCTGGGCGTTGTCAGCAACGATGACTACCCGGTTGTTGTCGACGGAGAAGAACCCGCCGTCAACATCGACCGAAATACGGTCTCCCGACACCGGCTGGATCGCGAGTTCACCTTCGGCCAGGATCGCCAGCAGGGGCGAGTGGCCGGGCAGGATTCCGATCTCACCATCGCTGGTGCGGGCCTTGACCATCGTGGCCGCTCCGGACCACACGAAGTGGTCCGCTGCGACAATCTCAACCTCAAGCTCAGCCATATTACTTGGTCTGTTCCTGGATCTTGGCCCACTGGCGCTCAACGTCATCGAGGCCGCCGACGTTGAAGAACGCCTGCTCCGCAATGTGGTCGAGCTCGCCGTCGCAGATCGCCGTGAAGCCTTCGACGGTGTCCTTGATGGAGACCGTGGAGCCCTCAACGCCGGTGAACTGCTTGGCGGTGTAGGTGTTCTGCGAGAGGAACTGCTGGATACGGCGTGCACGCGACACGACGATCTTGTCCTCTTCGGAGAGTTCGTCAACGCCGAGGATGGCGATGATGTCCTGGAGTTCCTTGTTCTTCTGCAGGATCTGCTTCACACGGACAGCCGTGTTGTAGTGATCCTTGCCGATGTACTGCGGGTCCAGGATTCGCGACGTGGAGGTCAGCGGATCCACGGCCGGGTACAGGCCACGGGATGCGATTTCACGGGAAAGTTCCGTGGTGGCGTCCAGGTGCGCGAACGTGGTGGCCGGGGCCGGGTCGGTGTAGTCATCTGCGGGAACGTAGATGGCCTGCATCGAGGTGATGGAGTGGCCCTTGGTGGAGGTAATGCGTTCCTGCAGGAGACCCATTTCGTCGGCCAGGTTGGGCTGGTAGCCCACGGCAGACGGCATGCGGCCGAGCAGGGTGGAAACCTCGGAACCTGCCTGCGTGAAGCGGAAGATGTTGTCGATGAACAGCAGCACGTCCTGGTTCTGGACATCGCGGAAGTACTCCGCCATGGTCAGTGCGGACAGTGCAACGCGAAGGCGCGTTCCCGGCGGCTCATCCATCTGGCCGAATACAAGGGCGGTGTCCTTGAGGACGCCTGCCTCTTCCATTTCAACCCAGAGGTCGTTGCCCTCACGGGTACGCTCTCCAACACCGGCGAACACGGAAGTACCACCGAAGTTGCGCGCAACACGGGTGATCATTTCCTGGATCAGAACAGTCTTGCCCACGCCGGCGCCGCCGAACAGGCCGATCTTGCCACCCTTGATGTACGGGGTGAGAAGGTCGATGACCTTGATGCCGGTTTCCAGCATCTCGGTGGAGCCTTCGAGCGAAGCGAAGCTGGGTGCCTTACGGTGGATCGGCCAGCGTTCGCTGATGTCCAGTTCCGACTCGGTAACGTCCAGGGGCTGGCCCAGCACGTTGAAGATGTGGCCCTTGACGCCGTCGCCAACGGGGACGGAGATCGGGGCGCCGGAGTCCACCACTGAGGTGCCGCGGACCAGTCCGTCAGTAGCCTGCAGGGAGATGGCGCGGACGAGGTTGTCACCCAGGTGCTGGGAGGTCTCGAACGTGATGGTCTTGGTCTCACCGTTGAGAGTAATCTCGGTGGTGAGGGCGTTATAGATGGACGGGATTGCGTCAGCCGGGAATTCGACGTCGACAACCGGGCCGATTACGCGCGCAATGCGGCCGGTGGCACCGGACGTTGCGGCTACGTGTTCGGTAGCAGTGGCAGTCATCTCTCTCACTTCACTCAGTAGATGGCGTGGGGTTAAGTTTATCTGTTGTGGTGCAGGTTCCGCGGAAACCGGGTCAGTGCAGGCTAAGACGCAAGAGCGTCGGCACCGGCAACAATCTCGGAGAGCTCCTGCGTGATCTCGGCCTGGCGGGCCGTGTTGCGCAGACGCGTGTACTTCTTGATCAGGTCGGTGGCGTTGTCCCCTGCCGACTTCATCGCGCGCTGGCGTGCGGCCAGTTCGGATGCGGCGGCCTGCAGCATTGCTGCAAACAGGCGTGACTCGATGTAGCGGGGCAGCAACGCGTCGAGGACCTGTTCGGTCTCCGGCTCGAACTCGTACAGCGGCAGAAGCTCCGACTCGGAGGCGGCTTCTTCCTCCACTACCTCAAGCGGCAGCAGGCGGATGACCGTG
It encodes the following:
- the atpD gene encoding F0F1 ATP synthase subunit beta yields the protein MTATATEHVAATSGATGRIARVIGPVVDVEFPADAIPSIYNALTTEITLNGETKTITFETSQHLGDNLVRAISLQATDGLVRGTSVVDSGAPISVPVGDGVKGHIFNVLGQPLDVTESELDISERWPIHRKAPSFASLEGSTEMLETGIKVIDLLTPYIKGGKIGLFGGAGVGKTVLIQEMITRVARNFGGTSVFAGVGERTREGNDLWVEMEEAGVLKDTALVFGQMDEPPGTRLRVALSALTMAEYFRDVQNQDVLLFIDNIFRFTQAGSEVSTLLGRMPSAVGYQPNLADEMGLLQERITSTKGHSITSMQAIYVPADDYTDPAPATTFAHLDATTELSREIASRGLYPAVDPLTSTSRILDPQYIGKDHYNTAVRVKQILQKNKELQDIIAILGVDELSEEDKIVVSRARRIQQFLSQNTYTAKQFTGVEGSTVSIKDTVEGFTAICDGELDHIAEQAFFNVGGLDDVERQWAKIQEQTK